The window TCATCTGTTTCAGTCTAAACATACCGGAACTGTAAAACACTCATGGATCAACGGCCTTATCCTGGTTTTACCTGTGCTGTTTATCTTTCCGGCGGGACAGAATACCTTGGGCGAATATGCCATGCAGAAACGATCAATGGCTGGTTCTGCCGTTCAGAAAGCAGAACGTGCAACATCAGATCAGGTTCCCTCTAATCCTTTAACTGCAATCCCGGCATATGACACAGAGGCTGGCCAGGATAACGATATCTCCATTTCCACACTTATCCGGGAATTTGACCGATTTGGCGGAAAGCAGGTCAGTATTCAGGGACTGTTCGCAAGAAACGTGTCAGGCCATGATGAATTATCTGCGGTGTTCAGGTATCTGATTACATGCTGCGTTGCTGATGCAATGCCGGTGGGGGTATTTGTCAGCAGTGGCGCCGCAGAAGGTATTGAAAATAACCAGTGGGTAAGGGCTGAAGGAAAAGTGGAGCTAAGAAAAATGGATGGGTTTGACGTTATTTTTATGGATGCGGCCAACCTGCAGTCCCTTGAACTGCCCGATAAGAAAGCTGTTTATCTATACAATTAGTACATTACTCCTGAAAGTATATTACAAAAAACAAAAAAATCAGGCAGCCATTTTCAATAACTCCCCAGTGGATGCAGACAAAAATGCATTCAAGACATCTGTGAATCGTACCTCTTCGACGCCCAGTGGATACCTGTTTTGCCGCGGGAGCTTTAGAATAATTCCATGGGATCTGAGAATACGAAGAGGTAAAAACAAAAAGATCTGATTATTTGATTGAGCCCTTGATCAGACCTGAAAACCTTTCTGTAAGTTTCTTCATGAGTCGCTCCCTTTTGTGTTTTTTGAAAATTGTGGTGATTTTCCAATATACAATAAAAACGGTTCATTTCATCGAGAATATTGGGTTGCGGGCATTAGCCCGCGTTAAACTTTAAACTGTTTTATCATTCCATTTAGAGATTCGGCCAGTTTTGACAACTCTACCGCACTTTCATTTACCTGGCTGCTTCCGGTCTCCATCTCATCTGCCACCTGGCTGACCTGGTGGATATCTCTGGTTACACTCTGTGCCACACCGGAAGTCTGGTTTACATTTTCGTTCACTGCTTCGACACCCTGTCCGGCTTGGCTGACATTGTCGGAAATTTCCTGGGTGACTGTTGACTGTTCTTCAATGGCTGCGGCAACTGAGGTAACCATGGAATTGATTTCATTAATGATTCCAACAATGCTTTCAATGGCAGCTATGGCTTCACGTGTTCCCTCCTGGACACCTGTGATTTTGGAACTGATTTCGCCGGTCGCTTCTGATGTCTGCTGGGCAAGCGCCTTGATCTCCCCTGCAACAACGGTGAACCCTTTTCCGGCTTCCCCTGCCCTTGCCGCCTCAATGGTGGCGTTTAGTGCCAGAAGATTTGTTTGTGCCGAAATATCGGCAATGGCTTCCGTCACCTTACTGATCTCCGATGCGGCCTGTCCAAGCCGGATGACCTTGTTTGATACGTTTTCCGCCTCGTTAACCGCCGTGGCCGTTGTTTGGCTTACCATTGATGTGTTCTTTGCAATTTCAGTGACAGTACACGACATCTCCTCTGCGGCTGCAACAATCATCCGGATGTTGGCGGAAGTCTGCTCTGTGGCGGCGGCTACGCTGTCCATACTGTTTGCCATTTCTTCAGCGGCAGCTGACACCTTGCCTGACCGTTCCGAAGTTTGGTGCGCGTTTGACAGCATCTGGGCGGAGATGGCAGAAAGCTCGGTGGAAGAAGCGGTAAGGGTTTGGGTGCCTGAAGAAATATCCGCGAACATGGATCTCAGATTTTTGGATACATTATTCAGTGCATTGGCCAAAACCCCAATTTCGTCTGCCTGATTAACCTCAAGCGTCCGGGTTAGATCTCCCCGGGACAATGCCTTTGCAAATTCGACCCCTGTTTTGACCGGACGGGTAATGCCCAATGTGATCAAACAGCCGATCAAGAGACCCAGAACGACGGCTGCCAGAGATATGATCAGCATGGTTCGGTTGGCGGTTGAAACCTGATTGTGCATCATTGCCTTTTGGTCGGCCCGGGCCTCGGTGATGATCTCCACAACCTCCCGTGCCCTATCCACCATCTGTTGGTCCAATTCAGCCTGTTCTTTTATAAATGTTTCAAGACGGGGAAATTTTTCTTTAAATCCTCCGGACTCCATCCGCCCATCGGTTAACTGTTCTTTAGGAATCATTTCAGCCTCGGGGAGGGCAATCCCGGCACTTTGTCTCATCCGGGCCAACATTTCATTTTTTTGGATATTGAGATCAACATAATTGTGGAAGGCTGTTTTGTACTCGTTTACTTTTGTGAGAATCAGATCCATCAGATCCTTATCTGCTGTTTTTTGTAATTTATCTTTCAGGGCCAGATTCTGGGCAATAAACGCCTCAATACCTTTGTCCACCTTCTGGATATAAATATTTTCCCCCCGGATCATGTAATTTTTTTCCTGAAGTCTTAGACCAAGAATTTCTTTGACCAGGCGGTTCGCATCATCCGCTTTTTCAACGCTGTCTTCGACCCTTGCCAAACCGCTGTAAGCAACATAAGCAACGATGATCAAGAAAATCAAAGGTACGGAAAAACCGCCGAGTATTTTCGTCGGTAAATTTAAATCACCCAATTTCATAAAATTCTCCTGTTTAAATTTAGTTTTAGCTGGTCTGGGGGGTAAGGGCAGTCCGAACCACCTCTGCCAGTTCCCGGGCAATCAGCGGTTTCATCACCACGGCAAAGGCACCGTTTTTTTTGGCAGCGGACGTCGCATCACTGAATCCGGTGCTTAAAATAATGGGAATGTCTCTGCGCAGTTCACGGATTTCACGGAGCAACTGAATCCCGGTCATCCTGGGCATGGTCAAATCAGACAGCACCAGGTCAAATGCCTGGGGATCCTTTTTGAAAATTTCAAGGGCCTCAAGGCTGCTGGTCACGCCTGTTACCTCATATCCCAATGTCATGAGGATGAGCCGGCCGGAGATAATAATATCTTCTTCGTCATCCACCATGAGAATCCGGCCGGTCTCCTTTGTCAGCGGCAGCCCCGGGAAGACCTCTGATTCCTTTTTGCCGGCATTGGCCGGCAGATATATTTTAAAAACCGATCCCTTGCCAGGCTCACTGTAAGCCGAAATGCCGCCTCCCATGTCCTTGACAATGCCGTGAACAATGGAAAGTCCCATGCCAGTCCCCACACCCTTGGCTTTGGTGGTGAAAAACGGTTCAAAGATTCGTTCGATCAAAGGTTCCGGAATGCCGCATCCTGAATCTGTGATGCACAGTTCTATGTAGTTGCCTGGATCCAGCCCCTTGATTCGCACCTCTTCCCAGCTTTCAATCCGGACAGATTTAAGGCCCACTTCCATAACTCCGTTTTTCCCTTCCATGGCATGGACCGCATTGGTACACAGGTTCATGATGATTTGGTGGATTTGGGAGGCATCGGCCTCCACCATGATGTCGGGGGCATCCAGTTTTTGGATAATTTCGATATTTTTAGGGATGGACGCCCGGATAAAATTAAGGCATTCCCTGACCAGGGGTGTTATGGACAAAGGCGCCCGCCGGATTTCCTGCTGCCGGCTGAATACCAGGATGTGGCGGATTAAATCCCGGGCCCTGATGCCGGCGGAAAAAATCTTATCCAAACTCCGGCTCAGCTCAGGGTCTGCATTGCACTGCAACCTGGCCAGTTCGGCAAATCCCAGGATTGAGGAGAGGATATTATTAAAATCATGGGCAATGCCCCCCGCCAGGGTGCCCACAGCCTCCATTTTCTGGCTCTGCTGAAGCTGGCGCTCCATGCGCCGGCGCTGGGTGATGTCCCGGGTGACTCCAAGTACCCGGTTTGCTCTGCCTGCTTCATCCCTTAAAAAGCTGGCTTTTATTTCAGTCCAGACAAAAGATCCGTCTTTTCGCACCTGTTCCAGCGGGGTTGACCAGGACCGTCTGGGATCGGCGTCAGGGGCGCCTTCCTTTGTCATCTCTTCGCTGATCATGCTGATAAACCGGTCCAGATATTCCGGCGCAATGATATCTTTCAACCCAAGCTTTTGGACCTGTTCCGGAGTATATCCCAAAATGGTTTCCACTGACGGGCTTACATAAAGAAAATGCATATCCGGCAACTCAAGGGTCCAGATAATGTCACTGGCGTTCTCCATCAGCATGCGGTACCGCTCGTCGCTTTGCCGCAAGGCCTCCTCAGAAGCCTTTCGCTGGATAATTTTCCACATGCCGTCCATGAGCAGGTTCATCTGCCGGATGTCGGAATTATCATAGTTTTCCGCTTTGTTCCCCACCCCGGCCACGGCCACGATCCTGCCGCGGTCAAAGACCGGAACATTCATGTACCTGATGATCCGGATATGTCCGGCCGGGAACTTGCTTCCTTCGGATTCCTGCTGATAATCATTAACAATTACCGGTTCGCGTTTCCGGACAGCCTGGGTCCACAATTTACTTGTCCCCTGGTGGCAATGGTCGTTATTGTATATGATTTTACAGTTTTGAATCGTATCATTGGACCATGTATACTGTGTGGCCTTTTTTTCATCCTCGGTTAGAAACACCAGATATCCGACCTGGCTTTGGGTGAGCTGAATGGCCTCTGACAATGAAAATTCCGTCAAGTCCGACAACGAGGCTTCAGCCATCTGGTTCAGTTCCCGAAGTTTTTTTAAGCGCAAATCATCCAGGAGGTGGGCTTTTTCCATTTGCCCCCGTTTTCGTTCGCTCAAAATGGACTGGACAGTGATGTAAAGGAAAAGCACCAGGAATATGCCCAAAAAACCGATGAAAATCCGGAATATCCGGCCGGTAATGGCATCAATGTGATCCTTTATATCTGCCACGTCAATACCGGTGCCGATGGTCCACATCCAGGGCCTGAACAGCCTGACATAAGAGAGACCGGGGAAAGATTTTCCCGGACTGCCCGGTGACGCCTCCTGGCAGTTGACACATCCGGCCCCCTGGGTATTGGCGATTTTCACAGATTCCGCGATCAGCTGTTTTGCGTGGGCATCGGTTAAGGAAGACGGGTTTTTGCCTTCCAGCCACGGCATAACCGGCTGAACAAGCACCCGCCGGTGCTGGTCGATGATCCAGAAAAACGCCTCGCCTTTCGGACCGTACCTCAGATTCCGTATCCGTTCCATGGCACGGTGCTGGGCGTCTTCACGGGTCAGCTCTCCGGATAATACACGCTGGTGGTATTCGGATAAAAGGCTTGCGGTCAGGGTGCAGTTGCTGTCGTCGAGTTCGCGGACCATCGTCTTTTTTTGTTCGATGAGATGATGTTTCAACGAAGGAACAAGGATCAGGAAAATGCACAGGGCGAATGAGATAAAAGTCAGAAACAGCGGCGCGATGATTCGTAAGAAAGCCGCCAGAGTGGGTTGCCCGGCCTTTCTCCCAGACTCAGCTTGCTTTTTATCGGATAAATTCATAGGTTCAATAATATTTTCCTTTCACAAAGAAGGTGCCAACAGCCCCTTGTAATACCCTGAGGATATTTTGGGTTGAAAAGGGTCTGTACAAGACAGCATCAAAGTCATCTAAATCAATGGGCCATGGGGTTCCGGATATACCGATAATGGGCGTGGCTTTTTTGAGAACGGATTGAAGGAAGGCCGCCACATGGATTCCGGAAACCGGCTCCATACGGATGCTGGTCAGAATCGCGCTGTAAGACTTTTCCTTTATTTTTTCAATACCTTTGTCTCCGCTGTCGGCAACGTCCACAGAGAAGCCCTGTCTTGACAGGCAAAACCTTAAAAAAAACAAACTTCCCGGATCATCATCAATGATCAAAATAGGCTCTTTCAGCTTTTTAATTAACGCCAAGGTAAGCGTCGATAAACGATCTCCATCCTCTCTGTTTTCCCTCAAAATGCCTTTCACCTGTTTTTTTTGAAGCTTTTCTGCATGAATGCTAAAAATATGCCACAACCTGATGAACAATCTGATGTATAGTCAACATATTGATATCATAATTAAATTTATAAAAATTAAACGGGCGGGTTTTGAATCAAAGGGGTGTTATATTCTGTAACACAGAGCCGCGATTTATTGCGAATAATGGCCTTAGGCAAAGTAAAAGTTCCAAGTGTTACAAAATAGACCAATAGGTTAAAAAGACACAGGCATTGAACCGGATCAAAGATAAAAATCAGAGGATACGCTGCGTTAAATAACGTCCCAGGCGCTGCCGGGATATCCCCAGGAACCGTGCTGCCATTGACTTATTGTTGCCCGATCGTTTCATGGCTTCAACAACCAGGGAGTAAATGGCCTCTTTCACTGTAGGTAACAGCTTGAGATCAGAATAATAGGATTTCTCCTCTGGCAAATAACCGGATAAAAGGCCTGGGGAGGGCAGGGATTGACTGATATGGGTTTTGAACCGTTCCAGGGACAGGACCCTGGATTTGTGGTCTGCCACAGCATCGTAAATCATGGATTTGAGTTCCCGAACGTTGCCGGGGAAATAATAGTTGGCCAGCAGGTGGAACAGCTCCGGTGGAGGGACCGGTTTCTTCTTTCCCATTTCGCGGGCCGCAGTTTCGAGAAAATAATGTATCAGCAACGGCAGATCATCAAGCCGTTCGCGCAGGGGCGGGACCTTCAGATGGTGAAAACAGAGTCGATAGTAAAGGTCTTTACGGAATTTTCCCGTTTCCTGCATTGGCCTCAGGTCTTTGTTGGTGGCCACGATAACCCTGATATCTGCAATTTTGGGCATATCCGCGCCCAGGGGAAAGTATTCGCGTTCCTGGAGGAGCCGCAGCAGTTTGACCTGGGATATAGGGCTCAGGTCACCGATCTCGTCCAAAAACAAAGTCCCTCCGGTGGCATGTTCCACCATTCCCTGTCGCGGCTTTTCCCCGCCGGTGAACGCACCGCTGATATGGCCGAACAATGTATCTGAAAAGGTGTTGTCATCGATTCCGGCTGCATTGACCGCTATCAGTCTCCCCTTCCGGGAGCTTAAGTGGTGGAGTGCCCTGGCAATCAACTCCTTTCCCACACCGGTTTCGCCGGTGATCAACACCGGCTGCGGACTTGCGACAATGGATTCGGCATATTGAAACAGGCCGATCATGGAGCGGTTCTGGGTGTTGATTTCCCGGAATGCCTCCGGATTCTTGAGCTGACCGGACAGGATACGTTCTTTCAGTGCCTGGTTCTCATTTTGCAGCCTTCTCATTTCAATGGCTCGTTTAACTCCTGAGATTAACCGGCTCTGTTCCACCGGTTTGATCATATAGTCAAACGCCCCTTTTTTCATGCACCGCACAGCAAGTTGAATATCGGTATCTCCGGTAATGACAATAACCGGGAGATCGGGGTACTCGGCTGAAATCATGGTCAGGAGATCTTCGCCTGAAATTTTGGGCATGATCAGGTCCAGAAGGACCACCTCAATCCCGTGCTCCCCCAGCACGGGCATGACGGTTTGAGAGTCCTGGCACAGGATGAAATTGTTTATCCCGATCTTTTCCAGAATGATCTGAAATCCTTTAAGCGTATCGGGATCATCGTCCACCAGCAGCACCGGATGTTGGGGAAAAGGTGTCATAGGAGTGCCTCCGCAGAGCTGCCCATAACCAATTCCTCGGGCGCCTGATCATGGCGGAGAGCCTTTGGGGCCGCATTCAGGGAAAGGCTGACTGTGAACACAGATCCCTGGCCCGGTTTGCTGGTTACCTCAATTTTTCCTCCATGGGTAGTAACAATGTTCTGGCATACCGAAAGGCCCAGACCAGTTCCGCCCTGTCCCCGCCGGGTCGTAAAAAAGGGATCCATGATCCGGGTCAGCAAGTTTTCCGGTATACCATGACCTTGGTCCTTGACCCGCAAGCAAAGATAATTCCGGTCCGGTTCCAAAAACGTGGTGATTTCCAGGCCCTGGTCCCGGTCTGAAATCGCCTGGCAGGCATTCTGGATCAGATTGATGACCACCTGTTCCAATTTCTGCTGGTTGCCCCGGACCACCGGCAGGGAAGTGCCATATACCAGGCTGAAATGATCCGTTTTTTCATCAATCAGGTTCCGGGTCAGGCGCACGGCATTTTTAACCACATGGTTAAGGTTCACGGTCTGGTCCATATCCACCTCTTCCTGGCGGGCGTAATCCTTCAGGTCCTTGACGATGCGTTGAATCCGGGCCGATCCTTCGAGGATACCCTCAAACAGTTGGGGGATTTTTTCTCTCGTTCGGCTGTATGGGAGTCCGCCCAGGCTGAAATCTCCATTTTCCCGGGAATACCGGTCCAGCACTGGTACACTGCTTTTCCAGGCATCGATTAACAAGGGCGTATTGGACATGATCAAATGATTGAGATTGTTGATCTCATGGGCCACACCGGATACCAGAATTCCCAGAGAGATCATTTTGTCGGCCTGAATCAGTTCGTTTTTCATCTGTTGTTCCAGGGTGATATCAGCCACCCGGACAATGGCGGCCCAGTTATGATAGCCTTTTTCCCGAATCGGATAAACAGTGACCCGTTCCAGGGCGTCTGGGTTCATCAGTCCGGCCCGCTCGTATTGTTTTTTGTGCCCAGACTCAAAAACTTGCTCCGCACAGCACCCTGCACAAGGCCGGGGCGTTGATTTAAAAATCTTATGACATTTCTGGCCCAGACATTGGCTGCCGGCTCTGTCCGCATAAATTTCAGCCGCCCGGTTCATCATCAGAATTCCCATGTTCCGGTCCAGAATAATCAGGGGGTCACAGATGCCGTCCAAAATCATCATCAACAGGTGATTGCTCTCTCTGAGTTGTTCCTGTGCCCTTTTCTGGGCACTGATGTTGGTGAACATACACCGGATACCAATGAGTTTTCCGTGTTCATCCATATCGGGTTTGGCCTGCATCAGGGTGTGGATAATCTCCCCGTCACGGGAGACCAGTTCCCGTTCGGCCATTAAAAAAGTACTTTCCCTGATTCGCCTTAAGTTCTGTTCACGGCACATTTTCTCCCGGGAGTCCGCGGTGTAAAACTTACTTATGGACCGGCCGATCACTTCGGTACGGGTATATCCCAATGAAGCCAGGAACAGGGCGTTGCAGTCCCGCAACACCGCATCCCCATGCTGATCTTCAAGCACTACATACATCACGGGAGCGTTTTCGAACAATTCCTGATAGTCGGCCTCATTTTTCTTTTCCAGCTCCCGGATCCTGAATTTCAATGCCTGACAATCGGCACAATGATCAGCCATATAATAACCCCTCCTGCAGGTAAATCTGCATCAGAATTGTTCCCAACGTAATCTTAATACCCATAACCCGATATTCTGGATAAGATAAACCGTTTTTACTATCCATTAACAAAATCTGCTCAACTCTTAAAGCGCAAAGGGAACAAGCCATGGAGAAGCTTATAATGTTGTTTTCAGGCATGGTCAAGGGCTCGGGGATACTACCGATACTGCTGATAGGAAGATGCTTTTTGGCCCCCCCCCCGAAGGATAAAAAAATGTATGTCGCGTTTGTCTTGTTTACCGTGTTTGCAGGAATTTTCAGAGGATTGCCGCTATCGAACGATGCGAGCGGATTCGCTGGGCTATGGTTAGATCTATTTAATGCCAGGGTTCTCCTGGTATATTGTGGTTTGATTCCGTCCATTGTGCTTGGACTGATATAACGCATGATCAGCCTTTGCTATCCAAGCCTTTGGGGTGACAGGTGTCTGCATGCCTGTCAGCAAAGATATGCCAAAGGACATGGTCACATTCATGGTTTTATTCTCAACAGGGGTTCCGTTTCGTTCAATCCTTGGGAAATCATACTTCTCTATAACGTGCCGTATTCGTTCTACGGCTTCAAAACCGCCTTGAATATCAGAATCTTCAAAAATTATCAGAAACTCTTCCCCTCCGTATCGTCCGGCAAAGTCAAAACACTCTCTCATGGAATTGGATATAATCCTGCCAACCTCCTTTAAAACAAGATCTCCCTGGATATGCCCGTAATTGTCATTCACCGATTTGAAAAAATCGATGTCCCCCATGGCAAGGACAGCAGAACCATAAGGCCTGCGTTTAAAGCGAAGAATGATTTTTTCAACCTCTTCCTTGATTCTTCCCGAATTATACAGGCCGGTAAGATCGTCATATTCCGCTTTTTGTTCAAACATGGTTTTCATGATGATGGTGGACAACAGGCTGCACATAATTTCCATGGCTGAAATTTCAAAATCCTGGATACTGCGGCACTTCCCTGTACAATCTCCGCCCACAAGATAAATACCGCCAAAATTGTCGGGCAGATATACATACCCGATCATGTCGCATCCCAAGCCTTTTACCTTTATATGGGAAGTTTTTTTATTTAATACGGCATGGACTTCATTGACGTAGCGTTTATCCCGGGCATCAAGAAAAAGACGAACTTTCCGGCCTTCCTGAAGATCAATCCTCATCAGGCCCGGATCCACGACCTTGATCACCTCAAGAATCAGTCGGTTATTGATTATATTCGAAACCCGGTAAAGCACGCTTACGTTGAAATGCAGGGTTTCAGAGATGATCTTGAGGGGATAATTGAACCAGGCTGTTTTATCTTCGCCAAACTCAGAAGAATTCTGGTCCATGGATTTTAAATAGGAAGTCAGTTTTCCAAGGGCATTTAAAACCTGCCCGGCATTTGGTCTCGGTTTTCCCATGAGTATCTCCGTTTATGGAGTCAGCACTTTCATTTCACAGATCATTATCTGCTGTCCAGATTAAAAATTTGGTTTTATTAGATTCATAAAATCTGATATTCTTGTAACCTTTATTGATTTCATGTTTCAACCATTTATTTTTAGGAGCTTTTGACGTGGAACAAGACAACATTATTCGGTTTGCATCCCGGATGGATTACCTGCCGCCGTACCTTTTCGGTATGATCAATAAAATGAAAATGGATAAACGGCGCAATGGGGATGATGTCATTGACCTTGGTATGGGAAATCCAATGGATCCCACACCCGATGCGGTTATTGAAAAACTGGTGGCGGTTGCCCAGGATCCCAAATCCCACAGATACCCGGAAAGTTCAGGACTTCCCAATTTAAAAAGAGAAATTGCCAAATATTACGAGCGTCACTACAACATCAGTCTGGATGCGGATAAAGAAACCTATTTCACCATTGGTTCCAAAGAAGGTATTTCCCATTTGTGTCTGGCGCTTCTGGGCCCCGGGGACTGTGTTCTGGTTCCGGCTCCCGCCTTTCCCATCCACATCTATGCTGCGGTGATCGCCGGTGCAAATGTTTTGAGAATTCCTCTGACGCCTGAAAAGAGTTTTCTGGACAGGATTATTACAGTGTGTGAATCCTGTTATCCCAGTCCAAAGGTCCTTATGCTCAATTATCCCCATAACCCCACCGGTGTAGTAACGGATAAGAATTTTTATAAAGAGATCGTAAAACTTGCCAAACGTTTTAAATTCATGGTCATCAATGACTTTGCCTATGCCAAGATCACCTATGACGGCTATGTTGCCCCAAGTTTCCTGGAAATTGAGGGCGCCAAAGATGTCGGTGTTGAATTCGGCTCCTTTTCCAAATCATACAATATGGCCGGCTGGCGTATCGGATATTGCGTGGGTAATGAAAAAATTGTCGGGGCACTTGGAAAAATCAAAGGCTATTTTGATTACGGTATCTTTTCCGCCATCCAGGTGGCAGGTATTATTGCGCTTCGGGATTGTGATGACACTATCCCTGAGCTTGCAAAAATCTATGAAAACCGCCGGGATGTGCTTTGTTCAGGCCTTGAACGGATCGGGTGGGATATAGAAAGGCCAAAAGCCGGTATGTTTGTATGGGCAAAAATCCCGGAACCGTACAGCAAAATGGGCTCCATGGAATTTGCCATCCAGCTGATGAACAACGGCAATGTGGCCGTGGCACCAGGCGCGGGTTTTTCCGAAGAGGGCGAAGGGTATCTTCGCCTGGCCCTGGTTGAAAATGAAGAACGTCTGCGCCAGGCTGTACGGCAGATGAAAAAAGCCATGGATCAGATGAAAATTTAATCGGTGTTTGAACAAAAAGTCACTCATCTGCGGCGTTGCAGGAAAATGTGCAATCCTCACATACTCAAGTATGCTCCGGTTGCACATTTTCCTGCGCCTTGCATCTGGGCAACTTTGTGGGCATTTGCCCCTCTTCGAGCCGTCCAAACACGGGTTTTCCATCCAGGCTCTTACTATAAATTGTAGCCTTTCAGGTCGGCTGATAGCTGTGGACCATCAGCCCAATTATGTCAGACACTTACCCTGGCAGGACTCTCTGGCTTCCAGGGTGTGTTGAATCATGTTGAATGTATCTCTGTATCTGGCCGACCATAACGGG is drawn from uncultured Desulfobacter sp. and contains these coding sequences:
- a CDS encoding aminotransferase class I/II-fold pyridoxal phosphate-dependent enzyme, giving the protein MEQDNIIRFASRMDYLPPYLFGMINKMKMDKRRNGDDVIDLGMGNPMDPTPDAVIEKLVAVAQDPKSHRYPESSGLPNLKREIAKYYERHYNISLDADKETYFTIGSKEGISHLCLALLGPGDCVLVPAPAFPIHIYAAVIAGANVLRIPLTPEKSFLDRIITVCESCYPSPKVLMLNYPHNPTGVVTDKNFYKEIVKLAKRFKFMVINDFAYAKITYDGYVAPSFLEIEGAKDVGVEFGSFSKSYNMAGWRIGYCVGNEKIVGALGKIKGYFDYGIFSAIQVAGIIALRDCDDTIPELAKIYENRRDVLCSGLERIGWDIERPKAGMFVWAKIPEPYSKMGSMEFAIQLMNNGNVAVAPGAGFSEEGEGYLRLALVENEERLRQAVRQMKKAMDQMKI